The Listeria monocytogenes genome window below encodes:
- the cobU gene encoding bifunctional adenosylcobinamide kinase/adenosylcobinamide-phosphate guanylyltransferase → MSEMMLVTGGARSGKSNFAEKEAAKYNRVLYVATGIAYENDTEFQARIQKHQATRPANWDTFESFQAIANYLNQHANQYELIMLDCVTMLVTNLFFTMLGERELTNEVADEVEAEIQSEVAAILTAGRNSSAKLIFVTNEIGLGVVPENKLTRVFRDIIGRVNQQIAAQVEEVYFVVSGIPKRWK, encoded by the coding sequence ATGAGTGAAATGATGCTTGTTACTGGTGGAGCTAGGAGCGGAAAGAGTAATTTTGCTGAAAAAGAGGCGGCTAAGTATAATCGTGTTTTATACGTGGCGACTGGCATTGCGTATGAGAACGATACGGAGTTTCAAGCTAGAATCCAAAAACATCAAGCAACTCGTCCAGCAAATTGGGATACATTCGAAAGTTTTCAAGCTATCGCTAATTATTTGAATCAGCATGCGAATCAATATGAGCTAATTATGCTTGATTGTGTGACGATGTTAGTGACTAATTTATTTTTCACTATGCTTGGTGAGCGTGAATTGACTAATGAAGTTGCAGATGAAGTCGAAGCGGAAATTCAGTCGGAAGTGGCTGCCATTTTAACTGCTGGAAGAAATTCTTCTGCTAAACTTATTTTTGTGACGAATGAAATTGGGCTTGGTGTCGTACCTGAAAATAAACTCACGCGTGTTTTTAGAGATATTATTGGTCGAGTAAATCAGCAAATTGCGGCTCAAGTAGAAGAAGTTTATTTTGTCGTAAGCGGCATTCCGAAAAGGTGGAAGTAA
- a CDS encoding alpha-L-fucosidase — protein sequence MPQVRDLSVIDVPGGCILTSCDISAGFGEKAHDGLMVAPEVTARLTLRVALMEMIASGAEVVAVSDVVGAEMEPTGRRVIAGLKDELIKANLSHIELNGSTEENMKVTQTSVGVLVTGFATKAALKLINVHEAAVLFAFGEPFVGPEVLQKMTEMPDYRLVKKLAAHSSVLEVVPVGSKGMAYEANLLARLNDGVFSAMDTFSEEIMNKTAGPASVILAAVKANSVTVFEREFLGAKRIGEFRRNEEWT from the coding sequence ATGCCTCAAGTGAGGGATTTATCTGTAATTGATGTGCCAGGAGGTTGTATTTTAACAAGCTGTGATATTAGTGCTGGCTTTGGCGAAAAAGCGCATGATGGCTTAATGGTTGCCCCAGAAGTGACAGCTCGTTTGACTTTGAGAGTGGCTTTAATGGAAATGATTGCTTCTGGTGCAGAGGTTGTAGCTGTTAGTGATGTTGTCGGAGCGGAAATGGAGCCCACTGGCAGACGTGTTATAGCTGGATTAAAGGATGAACTTATTAAAGCAAATTTAAGCCATATTGAATTAAATGGCAGTACAGAAGAAAATATGAAAGTAACCCAGACTAGCGTAGGGGTTCTCGTAACTGGTTTTGCGACTAAAGCTGCACTTAAGCTGATAAATGTGCATGAAGCTGCGGTCTTATTTGCGTTTGGCGAACCCTTTGTAGGTCCAGAAGTCCTGCAAAAAATGACGGAAATGCCAGATTATCGTTTAGTGAAGAAGTTGGCCGCACATAGCTCGGTGCTTGAAGTAGTACCAGTTGGTTCGAAAGGAATGGCTTATGAGGCAAATCTTTTAGCGCGATTAAATGATGGCGTTTTTTCCGCGATGGATACTTTTAGCGAAGAAATCATGAACAAAACTGCGGGACCAGCATCGGTTATTTTGGCAGCAGTAAAAGCAAATAGTGTAACCGTTTTTGAACGGGAATTTTTAGGTGCTAAACGTATAGGGGAGTTTCGTAGGAATGAGGAATGGACATGA
- a CDS encoding EutP/PduV family microcompartment system protein yields MKKMMVMGSVGCGKTTLCQKLHGYDILYKKTQAVEYFQEMIDTPGEFVQHRQLYSALTVTAADASVIAILQSVTEKKQTFSPMFASIFAKPVIGIVTKVDLAESDKDMERAERELRMAGAKHIFYISSVEETGIEELRAYLED; encoded by the coding sequence TTGAAGAAAATGATGGTAATGGGCTCGGTTGGATGTGGTAAAACAACCCTGTGCCAAAAATTGCATGGTTATGATATTTTATATAAAAAAACACAAGCTGTGGAGTATTTTCAAGAAATGATTGATACTCCTGGTGAGTTTGTGCAGCATAGACAACTTTACAGTGCGCTCACAGTGACCGCAGCAGATGCGTCAGTGATCGCAATTTTACAAAGTGTGACAGAGAAAAAGCAGACGTTTTCACCAATGTTTGCCAGCATTTTTGCTAAACCGGTTATTGGGATTGTTACAAAAGTGGATTTGGCGGAATCGGACAAAGACATGGAACGAGCAGAACGAGAGTTACGCATGGCTGGCGCGAAGCATATATTTTATATATCCTCGGTGGAAGAAACTGGAATAGAAGAACTGCGCGCATATTTGGAAGATTAA